The Gossypium hirsutum isolate 1008001.06 chromosome D06, Gossypium_hirsutum_v2.1, whole genome shotgun sequence genome contains the following window.
ttattgacttaaataaaaacttttgaatagttcaacaatcattttgtaattttttgaaatgagtgaccaaaatgtaaacttactaataatttactaATCTTGaggtaatttacccaaaaaagtatttaacttcaaaaaaattattatttgtttatcaaatataataaaacaacTCAAAGGAATTTAGTTTATGCAAAAACAAAAGATATTTAACTTCATTAATATTATTCGTTAAGAATAAGTAAAGATACAACACTGAAATAAAACCATTAAGTTCAAAAAACACAACACTAACATAATAATGGCCTAAAGACTAGAAAAAGCTTCAAccccaaaaccctagctataattttttttgtcGCCCCCGCCACAAGTAGAGAAAGAGGGAGAACACTAGGAAGAAAGAGGGTAGTGGAGGTTGCACCAAGCCATTGGCACGCATGCCTATTGATAAGAATAGGATAATTCCTATAAATTTTATCGTATTTATATTGCAGTAGTCacgtaaaaataaaaaagatatataatatattattaaatatacacttaaaaaatatatgataatatataatatatttagatattcttaaaagataatatcccataataatatTCTAATAACTACAAATAGAGGCGACGTTGCAGTAAAAGTTTGTTGAAAAGGCACCAAAATCATTGTGGAGTAAGCCAAAACTTCAACTGAGGAGGAACGTCAAGGTAGCCACTTAGCCTTCGACCACTAGAATAAGTTCTCATGCATAGACTCGTAACCTCCCTCAAGCTTCATTCGTTGAGATCCCAACAGAGAGTAATAATACCCATACAACTTGAAGAATAAAGCTTTAGTGTATCGAAACCCATAAATGAAAGGTAAAACCCAAAGAGACTAGAAACAACTCTTAAGTAACAAGCAGGGGCGAAGtctaaaaatttttttagggggccaaaattatattgtaatttttattatagtaaaaatgtaatttttgaaagattaaatcaaaatattatcatttttaaggaggtcaaagtgtaattttacttttaccaatttaaaattttaaagggtcaaaatagaaaatttttcattttagggggggccGGGCCCTGCCAGCCCTCCTGGATTCGCCTTTGGTAACAAGGCAAAACCTGATGGTTGGAAAAATAATAGTGTTATTTCGTTGTAAgagaaacaagaaaagaaaataaaacaaaaaaaaaactaattttttaaaaaattaaaggaactaaattttaaatacattaaGAATATAAGAATTCGGCTAAACTTGCTTATGGGCCATGTCACCCATTCAGGCTCAAAGGTCCACTCGAAAAATAGACTTGGATAATATTTAAGGCTTGTTTTCTATATGGGTCGAGTATTGGGCAGAATTTTTGACCTAAGCCTGGCCCGGCTTGACCCGAATATTATGCTATAAaacaatattatattaattatatatgttaaataataattatatatatttatatttatatttatatttatatttatatttatattaaatcactaatcCAATAACAATTAAACCTATTGCTCAAGACCTAAAAAATTTACCCAACTAAATAACTTACcccaaaatgtaaaattttaaaatttatatttaatacaataaagcatttattatttttatttattttttaatgtaataaaaaattattaaatttatgaaagtatttttttaatataaatacttcttaatgtgttagaaaacttTTGTTTTAGCTTTTTTTAGtgcatttagtgtattatattttttaaaaaaattaaataaaaattaatctaaaaaaatcaaatatagacAGATCAAGTCAAGCTCAAGTTTACTTTTCTTAAATCTAAAAAAGTAAACTCATTTTTTGGACCGAATCTAGACTTAAAAAAGTGATTTAAATACCTTATATAAGCCTAACCTGAACCAGATCTGGTCCATAAACACCTCTCGTTtacctatattatttttttatatttttttcagtaaaaaaatttatattgttaTGGTTGTTTATACGTAActatgaaataaatatttaaaaaaatgaaataataaaacttaaaaaatttcacaCATTAATTAAAACCTAAGTTAATTTATTTGGGGGCCCATATACTACCCGGCCCATGTAAATTCAATCCTATCATCTGTGACTGTGTTATCTAATTTACCCAAATTCAATTCGGGTCACACTTTCGGAGGTAAAATCGGCCATTGAAGCTTCAAAATATGTCGAACCATTCGCGAACTCAGTCTCTGGTCTTCGGGATACCTTGGCCTGAACTCAACGATGGCTTATTCTATAGCGACGTCGTTCCACATTCCGATTCCGGtcactaaattcatttgttctcctcctttttcctttaaattatgttttaatttttaaactgaATATttttcatctctctctctctgtttTGATTTTATAGAGCTTactttaatagatttttactCAAGGAAGTACAAAAATTCAGCTCCTTTACaagggtaattttttaaaattcttttttaattatatcaaaatttcaaaattttctttgttaattCTCTTTTCCAAATCATTAACGATTGAACAGTTGGTTGCAGCGAATTCAAAATGGACAGGTAGGTTTCTGATAAAAAgaattaagtaattaataaaaaacaaaaaataaaaaatttcaattttttgcttttttttttccagaTATCAGTTGATGGAAGAGTCATTAAAGATCCAAATACGATTCtcaggtttttttatttttaaaatttcgttctaatcattattttccaatttatgttaatttttttaattcattattttctttttttattcagTGGTGATTCAGTTTTAGTTTACCATAGGCTTCCATGGAAAGAACCTGATGTTCCTCACTTGCTTGAAGTTTTATACGAGGATGATGACatggtaaattaattaatttaattatgtttggtaaaaatagaataaaatctgAATACTgtagtgttttttttaattaatatataatcatGATTAGTTCAACTTTTATTATCCAAGAACAAGTAGGGGAAGATATGAACTTTAATTTCCGTTTAATAAAATCATTACCCGAAACTTCAAAATGTCTAAATTGCTATGAAATATTAAGATTATCAGGGCTCAGGACTTGGGGTGTCATTGTCATACGAGTATGTGCGTACGACAGgtacacttaatttttattaagtttttgcATAAATTCGGAGGACCATTTTCATATGTTGTATCCATATCCAAGTATGCCTAGTCCTACATGCTATTTTAGAGTAAATGAAGCGTTTGGGGTAATATAGGAAGAAAATAACAAGCAAACAAAAAGATGAACTCATGAATTTGTAtgcatatatttttgtttatgaCTGTACCATCTTTAATCTATGATGCTTGGACAGGCACATGTTCCGGTGGTTATTTCATATCTTTAGAGAGTCGACATTTTCATTTTCCAGTCCATTCTGCAACATACACATCATACTTTTAAGAAAAAACTTAAGAGTCACAGTAACATAATTGTAAATCTATATTGCTCAACCTCTTCATTTTCTACAGTAAGTACTCTGGAGTTTGGTTAAATTTTCTTGTTAACAAATTATTACTACCATATTCTAGTAGCGCATTTGGAACTAGAGTTTGACGTTTGATGTAAATTGAAATGTTTATGTTTAGGTTGCTTTAAACAAGCCTTCTGGTCTTCAAGTTTTGCCTGGAGGCCTTTTCCAGCAACGAACTGTTTTGACACAGCTTTGTTGGAGTGTAAAGAAGCAGAACTCTACACTAAACAGTCAAGAAACACATCCTGTTCCTGTTCATCGCCTAGGAAGGGGCACATCAGGTTCGCATACCCATTATTGCCTACTCGATGTGGACAACATGACCAAAGCATTATATTTCTTTATGTCATTGCTTACTTGTGCATCGCCTAGGAAGGTGTTCGTCAGTTTTGTATACTCATTACTTCTTACTTGATGTAGATAACATGACAAATGCATTATATTTCTTCATGTTATTGCTTACTCATGCATCACCTAGCAAGGGTACATCAAGGTTTGCATGCTCATTATTGCTTACTCAATGTAGACAGCATGACCAAGACATTATATTTCTTCATGTTACTGCTTACTCTTGGACCGCCTAGGAAGGGATACATTACATTTGCATACTCATTGCTGTTTACTCATGCTGACAACATGACCAAGGCATTATATTTCTTCATGTTATTGCTCGAGAGTAAGACGTAAAGCAAAGGCTAGGAAGCAATAAATGGAGAAATAAAAAGCTAATGTTGTATTTCTTTTGCATCTGCATACTCTATCTTGAGTTGACTAAAAAAATCTGGCAATAGTTTGTTGCTGTTTAAGTaactactattttattgtttctTCCATAGATAACCAGTTAGCCTCTGTTACTTGGACTCTGATGTGTGTCGGATACTGGTGTGTCCAGCATGTGTatgttcaaaattttcttttcagtttTTCCATATAATTAGAGGATCCTATATCAGTACCCATGTCCCAATGTGTCAGATATGAGTGTCAGGCATGGTGCTTAAAGTAAAATATAAAGTCAGGGTAACATAGCTGTTAGAAGTTTATTGTCCTTGCTACGTGTTGTTTCTTGCCTGTTTATGTGCTATTTTCCTTTCCCTTAATTTTCTAATAAGTTATTGACCAACACGAATTCtgattattattgttgttgtcaTTTTTTTGTGGGTTGATCTCTTGCTGGTTGGCTTCTAGGAATATTACTTTGTGCAAAGACAAAAGTTGCTAAAACTCGCCTAGCAGCATATTTTGCTGATGGAACTTCTCTTGTTGGAGCTACCAGGTAGTAAAGGAAACCAATTGGTATCATACTAGTTTCCACTTACAGTTTTGACTGTGTTACTTGGACATCGGTGAGAGTGTTAGATACATGCATGTGTCTATTATGGGTATGTTTAgctttttctaagttttttaatatatttgaaaggTTCTAGGAGAATCATGTATCCCCATTCCCCAAGTCTGATAATCTATCAGACATAAGTTTCGAACACGGATCTTTTAAGAAAAATAAGTCAAAGCAATAAAGGCTTTTCAAgtgaaaaataactatttttattacTGGTAGCtcttcttaaataaataataaatttttacatAAGTTTCTTTCAGACCTGATTATCAGAAATTAAGCTTCATGTCTCAGTTAGTGATTTTTGTTGCAAGTTACAGTAACTATGTTGAAAGGTTCTGTAATCCCCAAGTATATGAAAATAAGTTTAAGTCTAACTTCAATGGGAATTTAAAGATGATAATGAAGGAATTTCACTATATGAtggagtaaaaaaaaaacaagaagttAAATGTACATAGTTTGATGTTGTCAAAATTCCCAAAGAAAACTTGCAATAGCTTGGAAGAAAGTAAAAGGCATTGGAAGAACAGCGGCAATATGAGTAGAGCCCTTAGTGGCTCAGGAAGTTACTGATGTTTTTTAGTTAAAAAGAGCAACTTTAGGCAAAGCAGTGTATTTAGTTCTCAATCATTTTACTTGGACTCAGATGTGAGTGTTAAATACGAGCATGTACCCGAAAAAGGTATGATCAGATTTTTCTAGgattttcatgtatttggagggtcTTTGAAGTCATATCCATTTGTCAAAGATGAGTGGCAGACACAGGTAGTTAAACTAAAATGATGAGTTGGAGCAACATGGGTTAAAGTTAGACCATTGAAGAAAGGAATATTGGAGTGCAATGGCATGTGGTTTACTGATTAAGCTATGTGATATAACTAGCTTGAGTAATGAAGATGGAATAATTTGTTAAATCTACAGTGCAGATTGAATCATGTCATTTTAGAGCTTtccttttatatttataattgtattaCTTTGACTCATGTGTAAGTGTTGGATACGAGTATGTGCCCATCATgttcaatttttttctaaatttttcatgtATTTTGGAAGGTCCTTGGAAGGTTATATCTCCATATTTATGTCCAAATGTGTCATACATGGGTTTCGGGCATGGATACATCaagcaaaattaaaatttcgagtAACATAGATTTATAAACCTCTTTCCAAATTTTAACCATATGTAATTTCTGCCGACTGTTCTTACATGTACAGTAATAGGAAAGCTGAACGAAGTGGTACCAGGAAAATATCAAAGATATACCGAGCACTTGTGACTGGCATACTTGTTGATGACAAGGTAATCTTACAGAATACTTTTGCTCATAAGAATGACTATGGCTTCTTATTTCTATTTGTGTTTTATCCTTATAAACACATAATATTGGTGAATTTGGTCATCTGCATCCACTGACCTtgcactcagttgaaaattttcaTGGCATAAAGACTTTATGTCAATTGAATATTGTTTTTGCATCACAGGTTATCATCGATCAGCCTATTGGAATTGTGCGATATCCCGGAGTGGCCAAAGGACTATATGTTGCTTCACCCTCAGGTTTGTTTATATCTAACATCATCTGTTCAACGGATATCATCTTGGAAGTTCTATATAGTTTATAAACCATGGATTTAAAGGACCAGTACTGGCTTTTCATGAAGTTTTAGACACTGAGTTGTAAGATTTAGTCTATGTTACTTGGGCTCGAGTATGAGTGTTGGATACGAGTATTTGTCTATCAAGGGTATGGTCAGAAATTTCTTTAGTTTTTGCATGTATTAAGAGGATACTTGAAGGTCATATCTCTATATTCATGTGTTGGATACGAATGTTGGACATGGGTATTTTAAAAATGAGAAGAATCAGAGCAACATAGGATCGAGTTACTTTTTCATGATGTGCTTGTACACTGAGCTTAAGTATCTGTTCTGTTATTGGCTTGTaatttgtcactttttttttacttattaggGAAGCCTGCTTTGAGCAAAGTTGAAGTTCTTGAGAGAGATGAGAAACAAAACTGCACATTGGTTCAGGTATGTGTGACCATGACTGTTTAAGTGGTTACGGAGAAGCTTAGatagatttttgttttaatttgctTTTACTAATGTTTTAAGTTACGTGTTTGACAGGTTGAGATTGAGTCGGGACGGCCTCACCAAATACGGATTCATCTTTCGTTCATAGGGCATCCCTTGTTGGGTAAGAACTAAAGCATTACTTTGTTTATATAAATTCAATAGTGAATGAAATCTTTGAGttctttttttaacttaatgCAGCCATTTCTAAACGAAAATGTGCCACAAGTGACATATACATTTCTCTGACCATTTTTATTTAAGCATCCATGTCCACACATTTTGGGACATGGTTATGGATATTGCCCTCCAAATACGTGGAAAAAACCTGTCTTGGACAAATACTATATGATACTCACATCTGAGTCTAAATAACATATAATGGCGTGTTGTATAAAggctgttgttgttgttgttcaaCTGATATGTTTTCGCCAACTTATCAGGTGATCCGCTGTATATTGCTGGGGGCCAACCAAGGTGTTTTGACCCTGAGCTTGTTGATGAAAGTTTTGCACAAGATGGGTATGACTACATTTGCTTGGATTTCCTTCCTGATCTTGTATGATTAATACGATGATAATAGCATCTTCTCTTCTGTATAAACTTTTACTGTGATTTAGATTTACCTTAAAGTTTGATATCAAACTTGTAGATACCATATTTTGTCTGAGTCAAATCTCAATTTGTAACCAAGTTATGAGAGATGGTTGAGGGTTTGTACCCATTAGGCACAATGTGACATAACTCTTATTAGTATCTGTGGCATTGTTTAATTGACCTGTGTCACATATTCGGGTATAAGTATGAGATGTGATCTTCTACACTTGTAAATACATGAGAAAaccatagaaaaaaaaaattaaacatatcctTGTTGGATACATACGAATACCGTATACAATTACCAGAGCCTGAGAAAAATAGGTTAATGAGGTACTTTGTTTATTAACCATAGTAGATGTTTAATTACCTATGTATTATTAAGTTGAGAGTTGAACAAACCTCAGTTGGTGCTCAAATTATGAGCAATGGTTAAGGTTTGTACCCACTTAAGTGCGTTGCGACATAACTTGTTAGTAAATAATAGTTATTCATAATCTCTAAGCTCGTATGTTCTCGTTTAGCACTGTTTAATTTACCCATGTTACATCTTTGGACATGGGTATAGGATATAATCTTCTTAGGATCTTCCAAATAATAATTATTCGTGTTGAACATATATCTGTATATGATATTGATATTATTTTAGTTCTAGGAGTGCAAGCCTGGAAATGAGTTACTGAACTGCAGAGTATTTAAAATTGTCATGACAGAGGGTACCAGAGGCCTATGAACCCTGTACCAGGAGACTGCGGCTATTACTTGCATGCTCATCGACTTGTTCTTTCACATCCAACCACAAATGAGGTAAGTCCATAAGTTACAATggtttaacttttatttttggaaatactCTGTATCCGATGATATCTAAGGGTGATAAAGGTCCAATTTGGTTTCATGGGAAAAAAAAGTGATGTTAATGCGTAGTATTCTGTCTTTTAAAAGCTGAACCCAAATCGAATTGAATGTCATAGGTAACTGAACCGAATTCTCTGTTCAAATCAGTTcagttctttgttttttttcgactttttgtaaaaaatatactgtaaaatattttaaaggttttttttcactcatttagaaataaaatatctatttttataatatgaaacttaaacattaatttaaaaataaaatttggttcagTTCGGTTTGGTTCAAATAATGAGTTTTTTTAACTTCTGAATCAGAAACCGAacctaaaaaaaaagagtttatcTGAActgaaatcaaaatcaaaattgaacTGAACACTATGTTTCCGAGTAGTTtttgattttcttggttttctgGCTCAGGTTTATGCATATTTGAAAACGAGTGTGGGAATAGAATCTCTCAACATAACCATATATTGTGTTAGACACACACTTAAATCCAAGTAACATAGATCATAAGCATATGAAATCGACATTTGGTTTCCTAGTAAACATGCACATCTATCCATATGCGTACCATTTACTTTGATTGTAATATCACTACTATCTTCGTAACAATTTACAAGTTCATTGTTTACATTCTTGTTGCAGATGATTTACATCACCGCGCCACTTTCCACCATCCTTCAAACGTCAGATGAGGCCAACGGCTCGCCGGGATCCCTATCCATCAACTCAGGTAATTGAGAAAACATCGCTCATTTAATGGCCTTTTCTACTGGCGATACCGGTAAAATTCGATTACTCGATCATCAAGAGtagtgttttcttttttattagaaTTATCATCACGGGTATAGATAGGGGCAGGCAACGACCTTGGCCCCCAAAAATGGTGAAACCACCATTTAAACTCTTCAGGTTTTGTGAAATTACTAGATAAGACCTCTCAAAAAGTTATAAATCATTTTTGACCCTCAAAACAATTTTCTGATTTCGCCATGTATCATCATTTCATGGGGAAGGGTTCCAATATCTAGTAATCTTTGTATTTAAGATACTATAGATTATATAAatcttaattattatataaatattttatattcctATAAAATAggttattatgaatataatattcgTAGTAAggaaataatttaaaacttgaCGTGTACGAATTTCATAGATtgtgaaaatattaataattttcagcgttaaattatttacattagtGCAAGTAAATCTTCTAATATATTTGAAAAGCATATGTAATatggatcaaattaattaattttgtatatttgaattttttaggatatatatatattattagtacaaaCAATCCTCTAATACTTTTTAAATGTTAGTGTTTCTAGAAATTTTACATGGaagtaaaataatattatgtttttttacaATACTTTCCTAActtatatatttatggttttattaaaatattaataaaaatgaaatgtatttTAATTAACGCATCATCATCTCATGTAAAATGGTTTTTAATactatctaaattttaaaattttttctgtaaaatttataaatgtaatatattcaaaatattacaaatatattatatttcaaataatttgtaTTAGCCGTGAAATAAATACTTTTATTACCCATTCGATTTTGATataaagttgatttgattaaagatgccgaacaaaaagtaaaggtaatccgcgaaagtctgaaggtagccacagatcgtcaaaaaaatcgtatgcggatttaaaacgaaaggacattgaatatcaggtgggagataaagtgtttcttaaagtgtcatcttggaagaaggtactcagatttggccgtaaaggcaagttgagcccgagattcattgggctgtacgaaatttctgaacgagtggggccggttgcatatagattgattttgccccctgaacttgaaaggatgcacgatgtcttccatgtttcaatgcttcgacgtcatagatccgatccgtcacatgtgattaatccctcagaagttgaaattcaatctaacttgagctatgaagaagaaccgattcgtatcctagctcgtgaagtgaaagagttgcgaaataaaagggttccgttggttaaggtttaaggttattttttttaaatttgagttatctcgaattattattcaataataaaaaatattaaataaaattaattataaaaatagataaaattatatatttaatattaaatgagTGGTAATTTGGGCTTACGGGTCAAGTTGGGCATAATACGAGCATGGGGCAAAAAATATATTTGTCACAACTTAATTCGAGGCAAATCTAGATCAAGTTGGTTTGACTATAGCACGGAGGTTGTTCAGTCTATTAAAGTAACGTTCTTATGGTCTTCTTATTTAGCATTTATCAATCGTACTCAACAGATTTTGTTGGAAATGGTTCAATGGAAATTTGTTCATATTCCTAGAGAAGAAAACACAAAAGTTGATCACATCGCAAAGTTGGCTTTCAACAAGAATGAGGGACTGCAGCTGTTTGCAGAGAATTTGCTTAATAGTAGTTTGATGTGATTATTTTGATGGGTTATCTTTTACAccaaaaaaaatatgatttaattaatagATAACATTTTAGAATTTGAGtataaaataaatatcaatttaaagcatatttaaataattttattgaattttaaataataaaagtttAACCTAGATTGCTACAAGGAATTAAATTATTCATATGTTGACAtaaaacttatgttttttatacatttttcacATTTAACTCAATTCCATGTAAACCCTcaaattatttttcttgtaaaacctcatatttttcctttcattaaaaaaaattaaaattaggtcttaaaaaattttaaaagataaattgaGTTTTCCTTGTAAAAATCTAAGTTTTCCTTATAAATATTCAGGTAATTTTCTATAAAACCTCATGTATTTCCTCTTattaaaaacctaaaattaattattaaaaaggaacaaaaataaaggaaatgaaaaagataaatgattttttcttaaaaatccaAGTTTTTATAAATCTTTCCCttccaaaaattgaaattagttctaaaagaaaaaaataaaataaaaagatagaatGGTTTTTTCAAACCCAGACTTTCcctctaaaatttcaaatttcttatttattaaaaaaactaaaattaattcttaaaaataagataaaataaaagaaattaaaaaagataaaataagtgATCAAAATGAACACTTATTAAAATTGGGCgattaaaatgaatatttaatGACAAATTAACGGCgagtgactaaaatgataaaagtatGTAACAATAGTGGCTAAAATGATAAGAGAATGTAACAACAATgcctaaattgcattttattttcgGTCCCAAAATGAAAACGTATGAAAGTTAAGTGATCAATTGTGTAATTTACCTttgaatttatgataaaattacaaAACTACATAAGTACATTTGGCCTTCCGTATTATATATACTAGATTATGCCGTCActcctaaaaataaatattttatgtaaaagtattttatttaaaaatttatttaacaacaacTATAGGTGAAGTGATAAAGAATTTgtaagtaaattttattaaacacgTTATCGATATTTGGATATGTagtttttagttcttttatttaaagattatataaaagTATGGAAAGAcaaaaacatcatcaaattaatattatttatcatttaaaag
Protein-coding sequences here:
- the LOC107891176 gene encoding RNA pseudouridine synthase 5 isoform X2 — encoded protein: MSNHSRTQSLVFGIPWPELNDGLFYSDVVPHSDSELTLIDFYSRKYKNSAPLQGWLQRIQNGQISVDGRVIKDPNTILSGDSVLVYHRLPWKEPDVPHLLEVLYEDDDMVALNKPSGLQVLPGGLFQQRTVLTQLCWSVKKQNSTLNSQETHPVPVHRLGRGTSGILLCAKTKVAKTRLAAYFADGTSLVGATSNRKAERSGTRKISKIYRALVTGILVDDKVIIDQPIGIVRYPGVAKGLYVASPSGKPALSKVEVLERDEKQNCTLVQVEIESGRPHQIRIHLSFIGHPLLGDPLYIAGGQPRCFDPELVDESFAQDGSRSASLEMSY
- the LOC107891176 gene encoding RNA pseudouridine synthase 5 isoform X1, with product MSNHSRTQSLVFGIPWPELNDGLFYSDVVPHSDSELTLIDFYSRKYKNSAPLQGWLQRIQNGQISVDGRVIKDPNTILSGDSVLVYHRLPWKEPDVPHLLEVLYEDDDMVALNKPSGLQVLPGGLFQQRTVLTQLCWSVKKQNSTLNSQETHPVPVHRLGRGTSGILLCAKTKVAKTRLAAYFADGTSLVGATSNRKAERSGTRKISKIYRALVTGILVDDKVIIDQPIGIVRYPGVAKGLYVASPSGKPALSKVEVLERDEKQNCTLVQVEIESGRPHQIRIHLSFIGHPLLGDPLYIAGGQPRCFDPELVDESFAQDGGYQRPMNPVPGDCGYYLHAHRLVLSHPTTNEMIYITAPLSTILQTSDEANGSPGSLSINSGN